A window of Myxococcota bacterium genomic DNA:
ATCGCGAGACGCGGCGGATGAGGATCGGCCCCGGGCGGGCGCTTCCTCTGTTGCTGCTGTGCGCCGGGTGCTTCGGGGGCGCCCCCGCGGCGCCGCCCGCCAACGCCCCGCCCGACGCCGACATCGCGGCCTTCTCCACGCGCATCCAGGGCTTCTACTCGGCGCTCGAGGATGTGCCGCTCGACGCCCTGGTCACCTACCAGAACAAGCACCTGAGCGACTGCTTCGAGACCCCCGGGGCGTTCTCGGACTACTTCTCGGCGCTCGCGACCGAGGCGCGCCACCAGCATTTCCGCGACATGACGGCGCGCGCCGTGCGCGTGCGCAAGTTCGACTTCACCAACCCCGACGAAGCGCTGGTCGAGGTCGCCTTCACCAGCGTCCACCAGCGGGCGCTGCGCTTCTGGAGCATCGGCTTCGACCGCCTCGACACCTGGCACCGCATCGACGGCATCTGGCGCATCGTCCCCGCCAAGCTCTGACTTGGTGGCGGGGTGTGAAGTCTTTTTCCGTCGAGTGGGTAGTGCGCTTCACTTGCGACCCGTCGAGTGCTTCGCTCTCGAAACGAAAGCGTGCCCTGCCCGGAGAGCGATCCCTGCGCCCTGACTCGGCTTTCCGCGCGAGGCGCGTTTGGCATGTCGATTGCTCAACTGACGCGCGTGAAAGAAGCCGACCGGATCATCGTCGAGGCCATCCGAGGCGGTGACCCTGCCGCGTTCCGCGAGCTGTACCAGCTGCACTTCCGCCGCATCCACAACTTCTCGCTGCGGCGCCTGGGCGATCCGGCGGAAGCCGAGGACGTGTGCCAGGAGGTGTTCGAGGCGGTCTACAGCTGCCTCGAGCGCTTCGAGGGCAAGTCCGACCTGGTCGTGTGGATCTACGGGATCACCCGGAACATCTTGAACAACCGCCTGCGCCGCCGGGGCGGGGTCCGGCTCATCTCCCTGGAAGACATCCCGCCCGAGGCCGCGCCGCTCGATCTCGGACCCGAGCCGCTGGCCCAGGCGCGCCAGGCGCTGGGGCGCGTGCGCGACGCGATCGAGCGCCTGCCCGTCGAGCAGCGCAAGATCCTCGAGCTGCGCCACGGCAAGCGCCTGAACATCCGCAAGATCGCGCAGCTGACCGGTCGCTCCGAAGACGCGGTGAAATCCTCCCTGTACCGCGCCCGCCGCACGCTGGCCGCCCAGCTCCCCGGCGAACACCTGTCGCTGTAAGCCGCTCCGCGCGGCCCCGCCCGCGACACCAAGACTCACTTGCCTCCACCTTACTGTCGTAGGGCGTTGGGATGCGTGAGCGGGGCACAGGGCAGGCGCAGCAGGCGCGAGGACTCGTGAAAGCGAGATTTGGCGCGAGCTTCTGGGACGGCGTCGAGCGCGAGGTCGAAGCGCTCGACCTGGCCGACTTCGGGCTCTTCCTGGGCGCCGATCGGCTGGCGCTCGAGCCGCGCCCTGGCTTCGAGGACGCGCTCTCGGCGCACCTGTCGGGGCTGTTCCGCACGCGCTGGTCGAACTGACCCCCCGCCGCTACCTCTTGCGGCCATGAGCTTCGCCAAGAAGCGCCTGAGGCCCCGCCTGCTCGCCGTGTACGCGCTCGCGGGCGTGGCCCTGTGGCTGTCGCAGCCGACGCCGCTGTCGATCGCGCTCGGGGCAGTGCCGATCGCGGCGGGCGAGGCGCTGCGCCTGTGGGCCACCGGCCACCTGCACAAGAACGACTCACTCACCGTGACCGGGGCCTACGCATATCTGCGTCACCCGCTCTATCTCGGCACGCTCCTGATCGGGCTCGGCTTCCTGATCATGGCCTGGAGCCCGGTCGCGGCCGGGCTCGCGGTCGTCTTCGGCGCGGTCTACTTCGGCTACTACATGCCGTACAAGGACCGGATCGAGGGCGCGCGGCTGCAGAGCCTGTACGGCGACGCCTACGTCCGCTACGCGGCCGCCGTGCCGCGGCTGATTCCGCGCCTGCACCCGTACGCCCCGCTCG
This region includes:
- a CDS encoding RNA polymerase sigma factor produces the protein MSIAQLTRVKEADRIIVEAIRGGDPAAFRELYQLHFRRIHNFSLRRLGDPAEAEDVCQEVFEAVYSCLERFEGKSDLVVWIYGITRNILNNRLRRRGGVRLISLEDIPPEAAPLDLGPEPLAQARQALGRVRDAIERLPVEQRKILELRHGKRLNIRKIAQLTGRSEDAVKSSLYRARRTLAAQLPGEHLSL
- a CDS encoding isoprenylcysteine carboxylmethyltransferase family protein, yielding MSFAKKRLRPRLLAVYALAGVALWLSQPTPLSIALGAVPIAAGEALRLWATGHLHKNDSLTVTGAYAYLRHPLYLGTLLIGLGFLIMAWSPVAAGLAVVFGAVYFGYYMPYKDRIEGARLQSLYGDAYVRYAAAVPRLIPRLHPYAPLEAERSRETTWRGVRFADNNETGTAAAVAVGVLCMVARFWSLT